In a single window of the Streptomyces sp. CGMCC 4.7035 genome:
- the thrC gene encoding threonine synthase encodes MTHQWRGIIEEYRDRLPVSDSTPVVTLREGGTPLVPAQVLSERTGCDVHLKVEGANPTGSFKDRGMTMAISKAKEEGAKAVICASTGNTSASAAAYAVRAGMVSAVLVPRGKIALGKMGQALVHGAKILQVDGNFDDCLTLARELSDNYPVALVNSVNPVRIEGQKTAAFEIVDMLGDAPDIHVLPVGNAGNITAYWKGYKEYAADGIAGRTPRMWGFQASGSAPIVRGEVVKDPSTIATAIRIGNPASWQYALAARDESGGLIDEVTDREILRAYRLLASQEGVFVEPASAASVAGLLKAAEQGKVDPGQTIVCTVTGNGLKDPDWAVAGAPQPVTVPVDAATAAERLGLA; translated from the coding sequence ATGACCCACCAGTGGCGCGGAATCATCGAGGAGTACCGGGATCGGCTGCCGGTGTCCGACAGCACGCCGGTCGTCACCCTCCGGGAGGGCGGTACGCCGCTCGTGCCCGCGCAGGTGCTCTCCGAGCGCACGGGCTGCGACGTCCACCTCAAGGTGGAGGGTGCCAACCCCACCGGGTCCTTCAAGGACCGCGGCATGACCATGGCCATCAGTAAGGCCAAGGAGGAGGGCGCGAAGGCTGTCATTTGCGCCTCCACCGGTAATACGTCCGCCTCCGCCGCCGCGTACGCCGTGCGCGCCGGGATGGTTTCGGCCGTTCTCGTGCCCCGCGGCAAGATCGCGCTCGGCAAGATGGGGCAAGCGCTGGTGCACGGCGCGAAGATCCTCCAGGTCGACGGCAACTTCGACGACTGCCTCACCCTGGCCCGGGAGCTTTCCGACAACTACCCGGTGGCGCTGGTCAATTCCGTCAATCCGGTGCGTATCGAGGGGCAGAAGACCGCCGCCTTCGAGATCGTGGACATGCTCGGCGACGCGCCCGACATCCACGTACTTCCCGTCGGCAACGCGGGCAACATCACCGCCTATTGGAAGGGCTACAAGGAGTACGCCGCCGACGGCATCGCCGGGCGGACTCCCCGCATGTGGGGCTTCCAGGCCTCCGGCTCGGCGCCGATCGTGCGCGGTGAGGTCGTCAAGGACCCGTCGACCATCGCCACCGCGATCCGCATCGGCAACCCGGCGTCGTGGCAGTACGCCCTGGCGGCCCGGGACGAATCGGGCGGTCTCATCGATGAGGTGACGGACCGTGAGATTCTGCGCGCCTACCGGCTGTTGGCCTCCCAGGAGGGCGTCTTCGTCGAGCCCGCGTCCGCCGCGTCCGTGGCCGGTCTGCTGAAGGCCGCCGAGCAGGGCAAGGTCGATCCCGGGCAGACGATCGTCTGCACCGTGACCGGAAACGGCCTCAAGGACCCCGACTGGGCCGTCGCGGGCGCCCCGCAGCCCGTCACCGTCCCGGTCGACGCGGCGACCGCGGCGGAGCGCCTCGGGCTCGCGTGA